The sequence below is a genomic window from Corythoichthys intestinalis isolate RoL2023-P3 chromosome 4, ASM3026506v1, whole genome shotgun sequence.
GTTCCATGCAGCGAGGTCCACTCATCACCTCATCCACACTGACCGACACCGCAGCGTTGCTGCCAATGCTGACAAAGGCTTCTCTTTGTGTTTGGCAGGTCTaagtagtttccagcagagtgtcGCCATGGATCGCATCCAGCGAATCATAGGCGTTTTACGGAAACCAAACTGCGGGTATGATTGGTCTCGAACCCCTGTCAAATTTAGATTCCACCATGCTACTATACAGTATCTCTGTGGGTATCATACGTCAACCATTGGATGTTTTACTCACCAAACACCTGTGTGTTTACTCTTCCAGGGAGAAGTATCTGAACACGCTTCTGCAGGTGGAAATGATGCTGAAGGTGTGGTTTCCCCATATCTCCACTCAACCGGTCTCTGCCGCCTCTAGCGTTGCCAATTCGCCCGCCCGCTCCCTCCAAGACGCGACGGGCACCACGCCGCCACACAAGCACAGGGATCAGCTGCATATCCCGGTTAAGGTGAGTGTATAGTGCTGCATTTCCAATTGGAAAAATTCAGGCGAGCTCACACGCACCATGACTTCCTGATTATTCAGAATTTGAGATACAAGTCAGTTACATGATCGCTCACACAATAAATGAAACTCATAAGGCAAGGAGACATTGTAATTTATTGACTTTACAATTTTGTCCCAAGTTTCACATTACAGTTTTGTGTAATTTTAGTttttagtttcttttttttaattgtagttaacttgttttttttttttaacttaaccgTTTCCACCCTCTTTAACCCTTTGACAGACagcggtcactacagtggacaaaaTTTTTCATtagtcattattgtatttttattattttataattatcaattgatttataaattaatacaatgttaataaaaactagATGAATGAGTAAAAAAGgaatcaaaacaaatacacactgGTTACGGCTccaagtttatttatttatttatttttatagtaCTACTACTAAACTAAtgtgtcagtgccattgacagctcgaagatgtcaaatccattttgactgggaaggacaaatgaacgaatgttcattttccccacaaaatggattggatgtctaacgctgtcaatggcagtcaatgagttatacAAGTGCTTGTAAGGGTTAAAaacaagacaatcataattcgtGCAATTCGTTTCAATAATCTTGTATTtgtttgacttttttatttaaatattttgactttcaatgcaattttattttcttgAGTTTTAGTTTGTCTTGTTTTAGGTGTGACTTTATTTTTAGGTGATTTCCTTTGTGTAGTTTTGTCTGtttcctaattactttttttacctTCCctaatttgacttttttttaatgaattaatattttttaaaatttttctttaatttaacCAATTTGAGGTTTTGGTCCttggttttatatatttttttagttagttatatcatttttgcattcaatttaaatttgtgtgtttttcattataattttcttcagttgtattttttatacttaaaattctaaaatatttttgttaaaattgttttgtttgtttttttaagtcaggatttttatcattttattgtatttagttCAACTCGAAAAACATAGTTTCCTCGAGTGTAATATTGTCATTTCCTCGGGTTTccttgaagagaaaaaaaatctttattcaCCGTGAAATTACGTTGTCATTTATTTGTGCAGAAACGCCGACTCAGCTGGACGGGAACTGAGTCTCCTACGCCTTCTCCGGGGCTCCCCAAGTGCCCTCGCCTCAATGCACAAGAGAAGAAGAAGCAGGACGAGAGTGGAGAAGAAGAGGAAGACAAAGAAGGAGGCAGGTCCCCTCCTCCTTCGTCCTCATCTTCACACCAAATTTCCCCAACCGCCGGGCCAAAGGGAAACGACAGCGACTGTGACGATTCGGGTAAGCCGACAGACTACAGAACGGGTCGGGGGTCCGAGCCCAGCCTCACGTGGGTGCACGTCGCCCCCATCCCGTCTCCGCGGAAGACTGGCTCGCCGACATCGAGCGGCGACGAGAACGGGCCCGGCCCGGCCACGCAGGACAGCGCAGTCTCTTCCACTACGCCCCCCAAGCACagcaaaaatcaaaagaaatccGCACGCTGCCAAAGTCAACCTGTCACCGAGCAGGGCGACGACACCCGCCAAGGTCCTAGTCGGGTTGTCAAGCCTTTAAACCGGGTTGGCCCCGCCCCCGCGGAGACTTGAGAGCCTTAGGAAAGAAGAGACGAGATCGGAGGAAGTCTACGAACGCTGCCTGAGGAAAATCAAACGCGTGTGGATAATCACAAATAGGTGTGCGAAGAAATAACGGAGGACTTTTCGTACGCCATCTGCTCCTCCTTGACTATGTGTTGTGCGCAACGGGTCTGCCATCTTGGATAGCAAACCGCGGCATACCTAGTAGGACAAAATACAATAGATTGCATATATTAAGGGATATTATCTTTGATATTGATTTAACATCCTCTCAAAAAGAGTTCAATGTTAATGGTTTTTAAGCGGTTTATTACACTCCAAATGACGTCAACTCTAAAGCTAAagataaaaaaagctaattattatgtatatatttgaGGTCGACAAATGCAGATGCCATTACcgatatgtataaaaaaaaaattcagccgaTAGCcggtatactttttttttttttttttttttttttaaagcacggaGATAATGAaaggcaattttaaaaaaaatgcttcaacaacaacaaaactcacaacgatgacctgagacttaaaggattaatttgGTCTAGTATTACCAAACCAACAAAtgcagcacttctttttataATTATTCGCACTCAGCAAGAATAGtacatgattttcaaataattaaacccaccaggatGTCTCAATCAGATGTGAACAAGTGAGTTTAAAACGAGGCTCGCCATGCTAACACAAATaatatgctaatgctatgagttacatttagagtaagGATCACtatgg
It includes:
- the LOC130914861 gene encoding uncharacterized protein LOC130914861, whose protein sequence is MQSQGSTSSQPSFDSLSSSDSLLFSDLDDTDVFLTDASSSSALLDTAESTPAAANASRASDSPGSQWACDGFKDEEEDAYSGDMAPPEVPKSEGDLLFAQKCAELQGFVRPLMELLNGLKKGRFDRGLSSFQQSVAMDRIQRIIGVLRKPNCGEKYLNTLLQVEMMLKVWFPHISTQPVSAASSVANSPARSLQDATGTTPPHKHRDQLHIPVKKRRLSWTGTESPTPSPGLPKCPRLNAQEKKKQDESGEEEEDKEGGRSPPPSSSSSHQISPTAGPKGNDSDCDDSGKPTDYRTGRGSEPSLTWVHVAPIPSPRKTGSPTSSGDENGPGPATQDSAVSSTTPPKHSKNQKKSARCQSQPVTEQGDDTRQGPSRVVKPLNRVGPAPAET